From the Bacteroidota bacterium genome, the window GTTTGTAATTCAGTGAACAGGTTCTTTTACGCTTGCTGGCAAGTAGCATGAAAGCTCAGTAGTGCCTTTGTCCGTTTTTAGCGGTGTTGTCAAATAATCTGCTGATTGCTGGATGTACCCCAGTAACGGTTTTGCACTGGCAAATGAAGCGTTGTCCGTCAGGATACTCGCTCCGTAACTCAGTTTCGGCTCCAGCATGTTAAGCAATGGCAGATAGAGATCGTTCCAGCCGTCGAGGAACAGATGATCAATGCCGTATGCAGCATCTTGAAGGGTTACCATCGCGTCCCCTTCGAGCAAAGTTATAACATCGCTGAGGCCGGCCGCCGCAATATTCTCCCGTGCAACCTTGCATTTTGTGGGCTCGATTTCAGTTGTGATTACACGTCCCCCATTGTCTCTTGCAGCAGCACCAAGGTACAGGGTTGATATCCCGAACGAGGTGCCAAATTCAACAATGTATTGTGCCTGTGTCATCCGCAGCAGGTTGTATAGCAGAAGGCCTTGCTCGCGTGTGATGGCGATGTAAGCGTTAACCATGTCTTTGGGACGAAGAGACCGGCCGATACTTTTTGCAAATCCTTTGATGATGCGCGGCATATCTTTGCCGGCTTCATTGTGCAGCCGGTTTAACGTTTGACTCACTTGCGGATCATGAAGTGTGTTATTCATGTAGTTGACCTTGATCGTTAGAGACTAGACTATTAAGACTATATGTAGTATGTTGTGTTTATATAGTCATGTTTCATAACCCTAGTCACTAATTGTAGACTAATGGATAAAAGCATAGTAAAGAGCGCTGATATGGTCTCTCTACCTTCGTGCCCAGTTACGTATTGTTTGCAAATGATCGGTGGCAAATGGAAGCCCGTAATCCTTTATTTGCTAAGCAACGGGGTGGATCGGTTTGGTGTAATGCGGCGCGCGATCGATGGGATAAGCAAGCAGATGCTCACCAAACAGTTGCGTGAACTGGAGCGAGATGATATCATAAGCCGGACCGTATTTGCTGAAGTACCGCCGCGGGTAGAGTATGCGCTGACAGAGAAAGGGGAGAGCTTGCTACCGGTAATACAGGCGATGAAAGCGTGGGGCAAACCGTTTATCAAATGAGTGGGCTTG encodes:
- a CDS encoding class I SAM-dependent methyltransferase, translated to MNNTLHDPQVSQTLNRLHNEAGKDMPRIIKGFAKSIGRSLRPKDMVNAYIAITREQGLLLYNLLRMTQAQYIVEFGTSFGISTLYLGAAARDNGGRVITTEIEPTKCKVARENIAAAGLSDVITLLEGDAMVTLQDAAYGIDHLFLDGWNDLYLPLLNMLEPKLSYGASILTDNASFASAKPLLGYIQQSADYLTTPLKTDKGTTELSCYLPASVKEPVH
- a CDS encoding helix-turn-helix domain-containing protein produces the protein MVSLPSCPVTYCLQMIGGKWKPVILYLLSNGVDRFGVMRRAIDGISKQMLTKQLRELERDDIISRTVFAEVPPRVEYALTEKGESLLPVIQAMKAWGKPFIK